Proteins encoded within one genomic window of uncultured Desulfobacter sp.:
- a CDS encoding cysteine hydrolase, which yields MPTQDYIKNPAYSEPENPGLPPSDMVLDPNRSALVVIDPQNDFLHETGVAWGVVGESVTEHDVVQHLEDLFKAAKETSLPVFISPHYYFPHDHMWKFEGALEKVMHSIGMFDRPGPLDVNGLNGSGADFVEQYKPYINDGKTIVTSPHKVYGPEQNDLVLQLRKQHIDQVILAGMSANLCVESHMRALLEAGFEVAVVKDATAGAIIPEGDGYLAALINFRMMANAVWSTKQAVEIIKGLDLQETRRSA from the coding sequence ATGCCTACTCAAGATTATATTAAGAACCCTGCCTATTCCGAGCCTGAAAATCCAGGCCTGCCGCCAAGCGATATGGTGCTTGACCCCAATAGATCCGCCTTGGTCGTCATTGACCCACAAAACGATTTTCTGCATGAAACCGGTGTCGCATGGGGCGTCGTCGGAGAATCCGTGACGGAACACGACGTTGTGCAGCATCTTGAGGACCTGTTCAAGGCCGCAAAAGAAACGTCTTTGCCGGTCTTCATCTCGCCGCATTACTACTTTCCACATGATCACATGTGGAAATTTGAGGGTGCCTTGGAAAAAGTGATGCACTCTATCGGTATGTTCGATCGTCCCGGACCACTGGATGTAAACGGTTTAAATGGGTCCGGCGCAGACTTTGTCGAACAGTACAAGCCATACATAAACGATGGAAAGACCATTGTTACTTCACCCCACAAAGTATATGGACCGGAACAGAACGACCTTGTTCTGCAACTGCGCAAACAACATATTGACCAGGTGATTCTGGCCGGGATGTCTGCGAATCTTTGTGTGGAAAGCCATATGCGGGCCTTGCTTGAGGCAGGCTTTGAAGTGGCTGTTGTCAAGGATGCCACTGCAGGGGCCATCATCCCGGAAGGAGACGGCTATCTTGCCGCTTTGATCAATTTTCGCATGATGGCCAATGCGGTCTGGTCTACAAAACAGGCCGTTGAAATAATTAAAGGCCTTGATTTGCAAGAAACGCGGCGCAGCGCATAA
- a CDS encoding cupredoxin domain-containing protein, whose amino-acid sequence MKKLFTLMIAFSSLWLMSTSAAADTTKTIKIVERPGYFETWGNVFDIPAGKYKFIVKNMSGKDAGFVFNEGQNNVTTDKTSMKVILLKDGEEGSFTLNLKTGNYSYFCPIIPTPPYPLRVK is encoded by the coding sequence ATGAAAAAACTATTCACTCTAATGATTGCATTCAGCAGTCTCTGGCTCATGTCCACATCTGCAGCGGCAGATACAACTAAAACCATTAAGATTGTTGAACGGCCTGGTTATTTTGAAACCTGGGGCAATGTCTTCGATATTCCGGCAGGAAAATACAAATTCATCGTGAAAAACATGTCGGGCAAAGATGCCGGGTTTGTCTTTAACGAGGGACAGAATAATGTCACCACAGATAAGACAAGTATGAAGGTTATTCTGCTCAAAGATGGTGAAGAAGGCAGTTTTACGCTCAATTTGAAAACAGGTAATTATTCTTACTTCTGCCCTATCATTCCCACACCACCGTACCCGTTGCGTGTTAAGTAA
- a CDS encoding sigma 54-interacting transcriptional regulator codes for MHPDYAPEYESLKVLLLEMANEHAVASLLKLIVRQLAQRPHVALARIWLVREGGCPCPNKEQICDGNEKCLHLMASQGSSLVDRDADWSRLDGDFSRFPLGHRKVGWIAANGKAVEVQDVGKESGWIARPDWARKEEILGFGGQPLVYKNEVLGVLAVFTRIQLTHEELVWMRMIANHAAASIVNAQAFEKIQRLQEQLALECSYLHDEVKEARAFGDIVGESDAMKNVMEQVDLVAPTDASVLILGESGTGKELVAREIHKRSLRSEYPLIKVNCASISRELYESEFFGHVKGAFSGAIKDRAGRFEAANGGTLFLDEVGEIPLDLQSKLLRVLQEGQYERVGEEITRQVDVRIIAATNQNLKKAAEKGRFRQDLYYRLNVFPIEVPPLKVRKVDIPLLAEHFLGLIKKRSNRKLPRLSAPNFRQLQNYDWPGNVRELQNVIERAVILIQGNSYHFELKEEKKNTGDSGKETIVPDAWSDAYEVLPESEMKRRERQNIIAALEKSDWKIYGSRGAADLLGLKPTTLAARMKKMNIKK; via the coding sequence ATGCATCCTGATTACGCGCCAGAGTACGAATCGTTAAAAGTGCTTCTCCTTGAGATGGCCAATGAACATGCTGTTGCCTCTCTTTTGAAATTGATCGTCCGGCAGCTTGCCCAACGTCCCCATGTCGCCCTGGCCCGGATCTGGCTGGTCCGGGAGGGGGGATGCCCCTGTCCAAACAAAGAACAGATCTGTGATGGTAACGAAAAATGCCTTCATCTGATGGCAAGCCAAGGTAGTTCCCTGGTTGACAGGGATGCTGACTGGTCACGCCTTGATGGAGATTTCAGCCGGTTTCCCCTGGGGCATCGTAAAGTCGGATGGATTGCCGCCAATGGAAAAGCTGTGGAGGTACAGGATGTAGGAAAAGAATCCGGATGGATTGCCAGACCCGACTGGGCCCGCAAGGAAGAGATACTCGGATTCGGAGGGCAACCACTGGTCTACAAAAATGAAGTCCTGGGCGTTTTGGCCGTTTTTACACGTATTCAGTTAACCCACGAAGAGCTGGTCTGGATGCGGATGATTGCAAACCATGCGGCTGCCTCAATCGTCAATGCACAGGCCTTTGAAAAAATCCAGCGCCTGCAGGAGCAGCTTGCTTTAGAATGTTCATACTTACATGACGAGGTAAAAGAAGCGCGCGCTTTTGGTGACATCGTCGGAGAAAGCGATGCCATGAAAAATGTGATGGAGCAGGTTGACCTTGTGGCCCCCACAGACGCAAGCGTCCTTATCCTGGGGGAAAGCGGGACAGGCAAAGAACTCGTCGCCCGCGAGATCCACAAACGAAGCTTGCGAAGCGAATATCCTCTGATAAAAGTCAATTGTGCTTCCATCAGCAGGGAGTTGTATGAAAGTGAATTTTTCGGTCATGTCAAAGGTGCGTTCAGCGGAGCGATCAAAGACAGAGCCGGGAGATTTGAAGCGGCCAATGGCGGCACTCTTTTCCTGGATGAAGTGGGCGAAATCCCGCTTGATCTGCAGAGTAAATTATTGCGGGTGCTCCAGGAAGGCCAGTACGAACGTGTGGGAGAAGAAATCACCCGACAGGTCGATGTTCGTATCATCGCTGCGACCAATCAGAATCTAAAGAAAGCCGCAGAAAAGGGCCGCTTCCGTCAGGACCTTTATTACCGCCTGAATGTTTTTCCCATAGAGGTTCCTCCGCTTAAGGTGCGCAAAGTTGATATACCACTTCTTGCTGAGCATTTTTTAGGATTAATCAAAAAGAGGAGCAATCGAAAACTGCCGCGTTTGTCTGCACCCAATTTCAGGCAGCTTCAAAATTACGATTGGCCGGGAAATGTCCGTGAACTGCAAAATGTCATCGAACGCGCTGTCATACTGATACAAGGCAATTCATACCATTTTGAACTTAAAGAAGAGAAAAAAAACACTGGTGATTCGGGTAAAGAGACCATCGTTCCGGATGCATGGTCTGATGCGTATGAGGTTTTACCGGAATCCGAGATGAAGCGGCGGGAAAGGCAAAATATTATTGCAGCGCTGGAAAAAAGTGATTGGAAAATATATGGAAGCCGCGGTGCCGCTGATCTTCTGGGCCTCAAGCCAACGACACTTGCTGCAAGAATGAAAAAGATGAATATTAAAAAATGA
- a CDS encoding FAD-dependent oxidoreductase, whose product MEDPHGERVLEFDALLVATGRKPNVAGLGLEAAGIDYDDRMGVTVSDRLKTTNPDVYAVGDVAGKYQFTHMSDFGARLVIRNALFYGRDRFSDLLIPWATYTDPEVAHVGLYEKDLEKRGIEYTTISRAFDDVDRAIVDGQTEGFVKIHVKKGKDQILGATIVGSHAGNMISEISVAMQAGMGLGKLASVIHPYPTTAEAIRQCGDAYNRSRLTPTVKSIFNRLMAFKR is encoded by the coding sequence GTGGAGGATCCTCATGGAGAACGGGTTCTGGAGTTTGATGCGCTTCTGGTTGCAACCGGCCGCAAGCCGAACGTAGCCGGCCTCGGGCTGGAAGCGGCCGGCATTGACTATGACGATCGCATGGGTGTTACCGTCAGCGACCGGCTGAAAACGACCAATCCGGATGTGTATGCCGTGGGTGATGTGGCCGGCAAGTACCAGTTTACGCACATGTCGGATTTCGGGGCCCGCCTTGTGATCCGCAACGCCCTTTTTTACGGTCGTGACAGGTTCTCCGATCTGCTCATTCCATGGGCAACCTACACGGATCCCGAAGTCGCCCATGTCGGGCTCTACGAGAAAGACCTGGAAAAACGGGGCATTGAATACACCACCATCAGCCGGGCCTTTGACGATGTGGACCGGGCCATCGTTGATGGCCAGACCGAAGGATTTGTAAAGATTCATGTCAAAAAAGGCAAGGACCAAATCCTTGGGGCGACGATTGTCGGCAGTCATGCCGGCAACATGATCAGTGAGATCAGTGTGGCAATGCAGGCCGGCATGGGACTGGGCAAACTGGCCAGCGTCATCCATCCCTACCCGACGACGGCCGAGGCCATCCGCCAATGCGGCGACGCCTACAACCGCTCGCGGCTGACACCGACGGTGAAAAGCATTTTCAACCGTCTCATGGCCTTCAAACGCTGA
- a CDS encoding pyridoxamine 5'-phosphate oxidase family protein yields the protein MERKTAGSPLHEGELAVQKRIGVLEEVNRWAPHAIRPFMPEQHRSFFQQLPFVVAAARDKTGAPWATLLADTPGFVDSPDAGHLKIRSMPLAGDALDKAFVAGAEVGLLGIELETRRRNRANGKLSHSDGHGFTIAVDQSFGNCPQYISKRIWHKADTNLKKAHVSNHTRLDDHMQSWITKADTMFIASGYHQSHHKKNGSGMDVSHRGGPAGFVKINSDKRLVLPDYAGNNLFNTIGNLVMDPRVGLLFVDFHMGSMLQISGNAEIDWDSDQIAEHPGAKRLINIEIEHIVQLDHSLPLKWSDSQGGVRELILTDKIIESEDVTSFVFVPRDKGRLPLFKAGQYLPIELELDGGDVLERTYSLSNPPEEGKYRISVKREPRGLVSRLLHDHLLPGNSILTKEPEGEFVLSLDKDLPIVLISAGIGITPMISMLHVLAKQARPTYFIHGARDGAHNPFMQEVRALAAGHSDSVHLSILYSHPDPKDKEGMDYDQSGRIDAGALKQLVPTINAEFYVCGPKSFLADIVSFLSERGVADNCIHFESFT from the coding sequence ATGGAACGCAAAACAGCAGGCTCTCCTCTTCATGAGGGAGAACTGGCCGTGCAAAAGCGCATCGGTGTTCTTGAAGAGGTAAATAGATGGGCGCCCCATGCGATTCGTCCGTTTATGCCGGAGCAGCACCGATCATTTTTCCAGCAACTGCCTTTTGTGGTTGCCGCTGCACGGGACAAGACAGGGGCCCCTTGGGCGACTTTACTTGCGGACACGCCCGGGTTTGTCGACTCACCAGATGCCGGGCATCTGAAAATCCGGTCAATGCCCCTAGCGGGCGATGCGCTGGATAAAGCTTTCGTTGCGGGGGCTGAGGTCGGCCTTTTGGGTATAGAACTTGAAACACGCCGACGCAATCGGGCCAACGGAAAATTGTCCCATAGTGATGGGCACGGCTTCACAATTGCCGTTGATCAGTCCTTTGGGAATTGTCCCCAATATATATCCAAACGGATCTGGCACAAGGCTGACACCAATTTGAAAAAGGCACACGTTTCCAACCACACTCGCCTTGATGACCATATGCAGTCTTGGATTACCAAAGCAGATACCATGTTTATCGCAAGTGGTTACCATCAGTCACATCACAAAAAAAACGGCAGCGGGATGGACGTTTCCCATAGGGGCGGCCCTGCCGGTTTTGTCAAAATTAACAGCGACAAACGTCTTGTGCTGCCGGATTATGCAGGTAACAACCTTTTCAATACCATTGGCAATCTGGTGATGGATCCCAGGGTGGGGCTGCTTTTTGTGGATTTTCATATGGGTTCAATGCTACAAATCAGCGGAAATGCTGAAATTGACTGGGATTCCGACCAGATAGCCGAACACCCGGGCGCAAAGAGACTCATCAACATTGAAATTGAGCATATTGTGCAATTAGATCATTCATTGCCTTTGAAATGGAGCGATTCCCAAGGCGGTGTGCGCGAGCTTATTTTAACAGATAAAATCATTGAAAGTGAGGATGTTACCTCCTTTGTGTTTGTTCCCCGGGACAAGGGCCGGCTGCCATTGTTTAAGGCGGGCCAGTATCTGCCGATTGAGTTAGAGCTTGATGGCGGAGACGTACTGGAACGTACTTACTCGTTGTCAAACCCACCGGAAGAGGGAAAATATCGCATCAGTGTTAAACGAGAGCCGCGTGGTCTTGTGTCACGCCTGCTGCACGATCACCTGTTGCCGGGCAATTCAATTTTGACAAAAGAACCCGAAGGTGAATTTGTTCTGTCGTTGGATAAGGATCTGCCCATCGTACTTATAAGTGCCGGGATCGGCATTACCCCAATGATCAGCATGCTGCATGTTCTGGCCAAGCAGGCCCGACCAACGTATTTTATTCATGGCGCGCGCGATGGCGCTCACAATCCGTTTATGCAAGAGGTAAGGGCGCTGGCCGCCGGACACAGTGATTCGGTTCACTTATCTATACTTTACAGTCACCCGGATCCGAAAGATAAAGAAGGCATGGACTACGATCAATCAGGCCGCATAGATGCCGGAGCGCTAAAACAGTTGGTTCCCACAATAAACGCTGAATTTTATGTGTGTGGACCGAAAAGTTTTCTTGCCGATATCGTATCTTTTTTGAGTGAACGCGGTGTTGCTGACAATTGTATCCATTTTGAAAGCTTTACCTGA